One part of the Microbacterium aurugineum genome encodes these proteins:
- a CDS encoding Fur family transcriptional regulator, translating into MAQRNTWQRERVREALADARGFVSAQSLHASLRDDNTGIGLATVYRALAGLAASGDADSLQSPEGEALYRACTTQGHHHHLICRSCGLTVEIEAKDVEQWAHRTAALHGFTDAAHVVDIFGLCTPCANKRDAERTANA; encoded by the coding sequence ATGGCTCAGCGGAACACCTGGCAGCGCGAACGCGTGCGCGAAGCACTCGCCGACGCTCGCGGATTCGTGAGTGCGCAGAGCCTGCATGCCTCCCTGCGCGACGACAACACGGGCATCGGCTTGGCGACCGTGTACCGCGCTCTCGCGGGACTCGCCGCCTCCGGTGACGCCGACTCGCTGCAGAGCCCCGAGGGTGAGGCGCTGTATCGCGCCTGCACGACCCAGGGACACCACCACCACCTGATCTGCCGATCGTGCGGTCTGACCGTGGAGATCGAGGCCAAGGACGTCGAGCAGTGGGCGCATCGCACCGCCGCCCTGCACGGCTTCACGGATGCCGCTCACGTGGTGGACATCTTCGGACTGTGCACCCCGTGCGCGAACAAGCGCGACGCCGAACGGACTGCGAACGCGTGA